The Calditrichia bacterium genomic sequence AATTTCCGATAATCCAGATATCGACGAAGCAGAGCCGGAAGTTTTATACGACGCACTGCACCACGCCCGCGAACCGCAGGGCATGATGACGCTTTTCTATTTTATGTATCACTTGCTCGAAAATTACGATGTCAATCCGGAAATTGGCTATTTGGTGAATAACCGCGAACTGTTTTTTATCCCGGTGATGAACCCGGATGGCTATGTGTACAACCAAACCACGAATCCCAACGGTGGTGGATTTTGGCGAAAAAATCGCCGGAACAACGGCAGCAGTTTTGGCGTCGATTTGAATCGGAATTACGGCTACGAATGGGGATACGATAACGATGGCTCCAGCCCAAATCCCGGCAGCGACAGCTATCGCGGCACCGCGCCGTTTTCCGAACCGGAAACGCAGGCATATCGCGATTTTGTGCTCTCGCGGGATATCCGGCTCGATTTATCGTATCACACGTACAGCAACGTGCTGATTTATCCCTTTGGCTACAAAGAGCGTTTTCTCACCCCGGATTCGCTGTTATTTATCGAATACGGCAAAGAAATGACCCGGGTAAATAACTATTCCTTCGGCACCGTTTTTGAAACACTCGGTTATGTGGCAAACGGCGGCACGTTCGATTGGCTGTACGGCGAGCAAGCCTTGAAGGGTAAAATGATCAGTTTTAGCCCGGAAGTGGGCAGCAGTCTGGATGGCTTTTGGCCAAGCCAATCGCGGATTTATCCGTTGGCGATCGAAAATTTGTCTGCAAATATGTTTTTGGCGTGGATGGGCGGCAGTTTTGTGATGCCCAAAAATGCGACTGTCAGCGAAGTGGAATCCGGCGATGGCTTTTTTGAACGCGGCGAGGAAATCGCGATTGTCATCGGATTGCAGAACGCCGGATTAGACAGCAGCGCCGAGATCAGTTATCAAATTGAACCGGCAGACGAATTTTTGCAGATAATTTCCGGTGGCAGCGGTTCCGTAACCGGATTAGGTGCCCGTTCTGTGGCTGCATCGGACACGGTTTTTGCCCAAATTAATCCCGAAACGCCGCCGGGTTACACGCCGCAACTGGCTGTTTCGATCACGGAAAACGGATTGACGCGAACGGATACGCTGCGAAATATGTTCAACGTCGGTGTGCCGATTGCCCTGTTCAGCAACAGCGCGGAAGATGGCTTGCTCGGCTGGAATCCCGGCAACTGGGGATTGACCGGCAACACTTACGTTAGCCCGCTGAACAGCTTTACAGATAGCCCCTCCGGATCATATCCTTCGAATGTAAATAATGCGTTTACGTTACAGTTTCCCATCAATTTGTCCGGTGTAACTTCAGCATTTTTAGAATATTACACAAAATGGGATATCGAACCCGGATACGATTTTGCACAAGTCAAAATTTCCACAAACGGCACCAGTTGGCAGCCGCTCAGCGCACCGAATATGGTCCCCGGCAGCGGTGATGGCGTTCAGACTACCGGTGAACCGGGCTATCATTCTGTTCAAAGTCAGTGGATAAAAGAGTCGATCGACATCAGTGATTATGCCGGCGAAAGCTCCGTTTATTTGCGATTTGTGATCGAAAGCGACGGTTTTGTGGAAGGCGACGGCTGGTATCTCGATGATATTCAGGTGCTCAGCTACACCACGACTGTCGGCGTTGAGCAAGTTGATGAAACAGCGCCAAACGCATTTTCGCTGGATGCCAATTATCCAAATCCGTTCAACCCGGAAACCGCGATTCAGTACGCTGTGGCAACGCCATCGCAGGTGAAGCTAACGGTATACAACATGCTCGGCGAGCGAGTTGCGACATTGCTGGACGAACGCCAATCGTCGGGAACATACGTTGTGAATTGGAATGCCGGACAGTTTGCCAGCGGTGTGTATCTGGTTCGCATGCAGGCGGGTGCGTTCGCCAAATCGATCAAAATTGTGTTGAATAAATAAAGTATTTTAGCCACGGAGCCAGAGCAAAAAAATCAACCAAATTACACCTCGTTCCAGGCTCCAGCCTGGAACGCCTTTTTTAATAAAATGTGATTTTGTGGCAAAAAATCAACAATTAGTAAACATAAAATTGTTACCCCAAACAGGACTTCCCGGCGCGAATTGATCATTCTCAACACCCTTTTTCCGGTTTTTGCAGTGATTGGATTGGGCGTTTTGCTGAAACGCTACCAACTGACATCGGAAGCATTTCTGAAAACGGCTGACCGGCTGGTTTATTTTATTTTTTATCCGGCGCTGTTGTTTTGGAAAATTGGTGGTGCAACGGAAGTGGTTAACCCGGCGCTGTCAATTGCGGCGCTGATTACGGTGTTGGTGATGTTTGCCATCAGCGCAATCGCTATCAAAATATTCGGGATAACTGCGTTTCAGGCGGGTTCGTTTTCGCAAAGCTGCTACCGGTTCAATTCGTATGTGGGAATGGCGGTGGTTTTCAACGCCATCGGCGAAAGCGGCATGCGCGAACTCGGCATTTTGATTGGTGTAGTGATTCCGGTGGTCAACGTTTTTGCGGTTGCCACGCTCATTTGGTTTAATGGGCAATCGATCAGTCACGCCAAACGGCTGCAATTTACCATTCAGGCGGTCATCACCAACCCGTTGATTCTCAGCTGTATTGCCGGTTTTGGCTATTCGCGAATGGCGAACGGTTTTCCGGAATTTCTGGATAACACGCTGCAAATGATGGCGACAATTTCCCTGCCGCTTGCGCTGATTTCCATCGGCGGTGCACTGTCTTTCGATAGCATTCGCCAATACACGCGCATTTCCGCAGTCGCAACGGTGATCAAATTATTGATTTTTCCGGTGATCGGTTTTTACGCGTTGCAGTGGTTTCACATCACCGGCGAGGCATTCAAAGTCGGGATGATTTTTTTCGCACTGCCCACATCAACGGCTATTTATGTGCTGTCCTCGCAGCTCAACAGCGATACGCAACTGGCTTCCGCCGCAATTGTGCTATCGACAATTATTTCCTTTTTTTCCCTCTCGATTGTTTTGCTAATGTGATGCGCATCCCGTAATTTCTCATGAAATCAAATACGAAACGGAGATCAAAATGATCAGAAATACAGTGCTGGTTTTTTTGCTGATGTTTATGGCAATACATCATTTAAATTATGCGATTGCACAGGATGGTTCGCCAAAATCCAATGTTGAAACCGCCGATATCCGCGCTGCGGAAAAGCTGATCGGGCTGAAGCTAACCGAAGCTGAACGCGATTCGATGCTCGACGGCATTCGCGAAAATGCCGACAAATATGAGGATATCCGCAGTGTGAATCTGTCGAACAGCGTGTGGCCGGCGATGATGTTCAACCCGATTCCCGTCGGTAAATCGTTCGATAGCGAGCAAATTCCATTTCAAATTGATCGCCCGGAAAATGTGCGGCGTCCGGCAAATCTGGAAGATGTCGCATTTTGGTCAATTCCCGAATTGGCGGAGATGATTCGCACCCGGCAAGTCACATCGCTGGAACTCACCCAAATGTATCTCGCGCGATTGAAAAAATATGGTCCGAAGCTCGAATGCGTGATCACACTGACCGAAAATTTGGCGCTGGCGCAGGCAAAACGTGCAGATGCGGAAATCGCCGAAGGCAACTATCGCGGGATGCTGCATGGCATCCCGTATGGCGCAAAAGATTTGCTGGCGGTAAAAGGCTACAAAACCACCTGGGGCGCGATGCCGTTCAAAGATCAGGAATTTGATACGGATGCCACGGTTATTCAAAAATTGGAAGCCGCCGGTGCGGTGCTCGTCGCGAAACTGACGATGGGCGCTTTGGCGTGGGGCGATGTCTGGTTTGGCGGGAAAACCCGCAATCCGTGGAATATTGAGCAGGGCAGCAGCGGTTCCTCTGCCGGCTCCGGCTCGGCAACCAGCGCTGGCTTGGTGGCGTTCGCTATCGGGACGGAAACGTGGGGCAGCATTGTGAGTCCCGCGTCCCGCAACCGAATATCCGGTTTGCGTCCGACCTACGGACGAGTGAGCCGCACCGGCGCAATGGCGCTCAGTTGGTCGATGGACAAAATTGGCCCGCTGTGCCGCAGTACAGAGGATTGCGCGATCGTTTTCAACGCAATTCTGGGACCGGACGGGCAGGACCAAACGCTGCATGATTTGCCGTTCAATTATCGTTCGGATTTCGATGTCAGACAGCTCCGGCTCGGCTATCTGAAAAGCGAATTTGAAAATGCTGATTCCGTCAGCCAGCCATTTTTGCAAGCTGCGCTGGATAATTTTTCAGAAATGGGTTACGAATTGATTCCGATCGAATTGCCGGATTTACCCGTCTGGGATTTGTCGATCATCCTCGGCGCGGAGGCTGCCGCCGCATTCGATGCGCTCACGCGTTCCAACGATGACGATCTGCTGGTTCGTCAAATCAAAAACGCCTGGCCGAACGAATTCCGCACATCGCGATTTATTCCGGCGGTGGAATATATCAACGCCAACCGCATCCGCTATTTGTGGATTCAGGAAATGGCCGCGTTGTTCGAGACGGTTGATGCATATATTTCACCCAGTTTTGGCGAAAATTTGCTGATTACCAATCTGACCGGCCATCCCTGCGTTGTGGTGCCGAACGGCGCGGCAGAGCAGAGCATCAGCTTTACCGGCAATTTGTTCGACGAAGCGACGATTCTGGCGCTCGCGAAACAATATCAGCAGGCAACGGGTTTTCACAAGTTGCATCCGGATTTATCCGGGTTAGGTGAATAACATCGCAGAAATTTTGAAAAAAATTACAATTGGAAACTATTGATCTACTTCATAAGCCCCGACGTTTGCTGTTATAAATTTACTCCGTATTTAATGTCGTAAATGAAAGCTACGTTGGGGTTTAGGGGTAAACCCTCCGTTTACTTTCATGGTAACATAAGGTATTGTTTTTAAGCAATTTGAACAGTTGGTTCGATGGAGTAACTTTTTCTCCGGATGATATTTTTATAAATAATACTAATTCACTATGGAGGGTTTATCATGTCCCAAACGACATCCCAAAAATTGCAGGCGATTCTCAAAAATTTTCAATCCAGCACGCCGGATATCGAAGGTGTAGCTGTTGCAAGTGACGACGGATTGGTGATCGCGTCCCGTTTACCGGAAGATGTTGAAGAAGATCGCGTTGGTGCAATGAGTGCGGCAATTTTGTCGCTCGGCGAACGCAGCTCAGACGAGCTTAATCGCGGCGATGTAAAGCAAGTGCTCGTCAAAGGCGAAAACGGATATGTGGTGTTGATGAACGTTGGCAGCGAATCTGTGCTCATCACCATGACCACCGAAAACGTAAAACTGGGGCTATTGTTTCTGGAACTGAAACGTGCCGCAGAAGAATTGCGCAAAGCGCTGTAATGGTTGAACCGGTATTTCCGGAGGCAACCCGCAAATCGCGTTGCCTCCTTTTCTTTTGCTAAACGAACGATCACCCGATCCGCGAGGACACATGTTTGAAATTTTGAAAACGCTGGTGAAAACCACCGGCTTATCCAAACGCGATTTTACAGTGCTCACAGAAGCCGCCACCACGCTCGAAGTTTGGGGTCCGGAAGTCGCGGATATTTTTTACGACAGCATTTTGGCGCATCAACCGACCGCAAATCTCATTCAACCGGAAGAAAAAGAACGACACAGAGAACAATTGCTCAACTGGTATTGTCAACTGTTTACGGATGATTTCAGCAAAACATTCTGGCGGGCGCAATGGCTGGTTGGGCTGGTGCATGTCAAACGGAATATTCCCATCCACACCGTGATTGCCGGAATGAGCCGCATCCAACTGTATTTTTTGGCCAAATGTTTGCACGAATTTGAGCCGGATTACGCCCGTATTGTATACGGCGCATTCAAAAGACTCACAGATGTGGTTACCGGATTATTTGTCGAAGGATTTTTTGAAACCTATTTTGAAGCTTTCCGCAAAACCTCAGGAATCAAACAAAAAGTGATTCACAATATGGTGCAAATGGAGCTGAATAAATTGATTGAACACGACAGGCAGCAGCTCCAACAATTGTTCAAAAAGGAACAGACCGGTAACTAAACCGGAAAAGTTGTACCAGTACGAATGAAACGAAATAAAATGAACAAAATAGCAACCTTTCAAAGCCGGTTAGAAAAAGAATTAAAAACGCTGATGACCGAAGGTAACCTGCTCGGCGCGGCATTAATGGACCAAACCGGATTACTGATTGCCGCCAGTGGCGATACCGAATTCATGCAAACCGCCGAACTGAGCGCCTGGCTGAGCATGTTGGCGCAGGATCGATTGCAGGGTTTGCGCATCGATGAAACGACATTTGTCATCGAAAACCGGCTGCGGCTGGTGAACCGGTTGTTTGGCATCGGGCAGCGGCGGTTTGTGATGTTGCTGATGTTGCGCCCGGATCAGCCGTATCACTACCTTTCCGATCGCGCAATTACAACGATGAGCGAATTGTTAACGCAACGTTATCCAAAAAAACTACTCTAAATCGAGGGAAATCAAATGGATGCAGTTCTGGAAAATCTGATCAAACTGACCGGCGTTGTCCCCCGCGATTTTGATACGCTCAACGAGGTTGCGCCGCAAATTGAGGTGTGGGAACCGGCTATCGTGAAAATATTTTACGACACGCTGTATTCGCATTCGGCAACAAACGCCATTTTTAAATCGGACGAAAGACCGGATCGCGAAGCGACGTTCAGCAATTGGTATCGCCAATTAATTCATGCCAAATACGATCCGATGTTTTGGAAACACCAATGGTTTGTGGGACTGATTCACATCAAAAGGGAAGTTCGCAACCACATGATGCTCGGGATGATCAGCCGGGTGCAAACGTTTTTTCTGGCGCAATGCATGAACGAATTTCAGGGTGTGCAGGCGTTGAAAGTTTACGGCGCTTTCAAACGGATTACCGATGTCATCGCCGGGCTAATTGCGGAAGGCTATTTCGAAAAGTATCTGGAAGCGATGGAAAAAATGTCCGGCATAAAAACCAAAGTTGTGGAACGAATGGTGAAATTGGAAATCGACACGATGATCAAAGAATTTCGTGCAAACTCATAAAAAATAATCTGTTGCCCGGAAATTTCCGGGCTTTTTTCTGCAACTTTTTTTACCGCAGCACCATTTCTCCGTCAAATAATTCAATATTCGTGTACGGCAAATCGTTGATATCAAATTTGCCGGTGGTTTGTTTGCGAACAAACGGCAACGCCAGCAAATCGCTGATCTGGTAAGTCACTTTACCAACGGTGAGGGTTGCATCTTTGCTGATGGTCAGCATATTTTCCGAGATTACCGGAATGCCGGCGCATTTCAAATAAATTTCCGATTGATCGCTGCCCACCATTTTTTCCAGAAACGATTCCAGCGTTTGCAATCGTTTTGGCAATTTTTGCCAGGGAATCTGGCTGTAATTGAGCACGGTTTCCACAGAAACGCCTTCCGGCGTAATGGTACTGCGAATGGCGTTGATGTAATCTGTTTCATTCGGCGGCAGGTTCTGATGGGCAAACGTTTTGGCCATTGCGCTGAGCATTTCATCGCTGATGCGGAATCCGTCTGCCCGGCGATCGGTTTCGTCGAGTTTTTTGACCAATTGCCGAACATCGGCGCGATTCAGTTTTTTGGCCGGTTGTTGCCGGATTTCGTTCAAGGCTGCGGGCGGTTCAAATTGTTTCGCGAGCGAATCGATCACGGCAACTTCTGCTGTCCGCTGCTGTTCCTGCCGGTACCAATCCGGCAAATAATTGAACCTGCTCAGATAAACAAATAATCCAACCACCACCACAATCATCACAAATAACAACAGCCACCACCAGCTTTTGCGTTTTCCGGCATCTTTTTTACTGAATTTCATTCGCTATCATCCTGATCTTTTTGATTTTGAATCGCACAGGCAATGTTTTACATTTATCGCACCGATTTCCATTTTCATTACTGCGGAGTTAAAAATATGTTCTCACCTGCGTTTTTTCGAACCCTTTTTACAATTTTCGGAGTCATTTTTATGATGAATACCGCGTTTGGAAAATATCAGCACCTCGGCAATTTGCAATCGTTTCAGCGCACAGAAAACGGCATCGAATTGATATGCGAAGGTGATGTAAAAGTAATCTTAACGTTCTATAAATCGAACATGTTCCGCGTTACGCTGGAGCATCCCGGATATCCGAACGACTTGCTCACATCGCCGCTGGTTGACCGGATGTGGGAACCGGTTGCCCTCCAATTTCAGGAGGAAGATATACATTTAAGGCTCGATACCAAAGATTTGAGTGTTTTGATTCACAAAATGCCCTGCCGTATTTCTGTGCTGGATGCGCGCGGCAATGTGATCAACCGGGACGATCCCGGAATGGGTATCGGTTGGGATGGAAATGAGGTGCGCAACTGGAAATCGCTCGGCAACAACGAACGCTTTTTCGGGCTCGGCGAGAAAACCGGGAATGTCGATAAATATCGCCGCGAATGGGTCATGTGGAACAGCGACACACCCGCATATAATGATAAAACTGATCCGGTTTACCAGAGCATCCCATTTTTTGTGGGGCTGCACAATCAGCAGGCTTACGGGATTTATTTCAACAACAGCTACCGGACAGTGTTTAATTTTGGCGCCGGCAACGAACGCTATTCATCGTTTTCCGCGGATGGCGGCCCGCTGGATTATTTTTTCATCTACGGACCGCAAATCAGCTCGGTAGTTACCACTTATTCCGAACTGACCGGGCGGACTTTTTTACCGCCGTTGTGGTCACTCGGTTATCAGCAGTGTCGCTGGAGCTATTATCCCGAAAGCGAAGTGCTGAACCTCGCAAAAACTTTCCGCGAGAAGCAAATTCCTGCCGATGTTATTTATCTCGATATTCATTACATGGACGGATATCGCGTATTTACGTGGGATAAGCAGCGATTCCGCAATCCGGTAAACATGCTCAACATTTTGCAGGATATGGGATTCAAAGTAATTCCCATCATCGATCCGGGTGTGAAACAGGATGAAAATTACCGCGTTGCGCAGGAAGGGCTTGCCGGCGATCATTTTGTTAAATACCCCGATGGTGAAGTTTATGTCGGCGAAGTGTGGCCGTCGTACGCATTTTTCCCCGATTTCAGTCGCCCGCAAACGCGGGATTGGTGGGGCAGCCATTTGGCAACGATGCTCGATTCCGGCATCGACGGATTCTGGAACGATATGAACGAACCGGCGGTTTGG encodes the following:
- a CDS encoding immune inhibitor A → MKIGIRNGFGMSIALLAAAFFFVNANAQPSLEIYRKVAISINNSADFSVLSGDGLIFDHIHSKRNISGGWEIEAILNPQEFEILQNSGLNYTVLVGDMAAEIRNREPLSAAEKQRIRSESGIQGFGFGSMGGFYTYAEVVAELDSMRLNYPNLVGEKFSIGQTIEGRDIWAIKISDNPDIDEAEPEVLYDALHHAREPQGMMTLFYFMYHLLENYDVNPEIGYLVNNRELFFIPVMNPDGYVYNQTTNPNGGGFWRKNRRNNGSSFGVDLNRNYGYEWGYDNDGSSPNPGSDSYRGTAPFSEPETQAYRDFVLSRDIRLDLSYHTYSNVLIYPFGYKERFLTPDSLLFIEYGKEMTRVNNYSFGTVFETLGYVANGGTFDWLYGEQALKGKMISFSPEVGSSLDGFWPSQSRIYPLAIENLSANMFLAWMGGSFVMPKNATVSEVESGDGFFERGEEIAIVIGLQNAGLDSSAEISYQIEPADEFLQIISGGSGSVTGLGARSVAASDTVFAQINPETPPGYTPQLAVSITENGLTRTDTLRNMFNVGVPIALFSNSAEDGLLGWNPGNWGLTGNTYVSPLNSFTDSPSGSYPSNVNNAFTLQFPINLSGVTSAFLEYYTKWDIEPGYDFAQVKISTNGTSWQPLSAPNMVPGSGDGVQTTGEPGYHSVQSQWIKESIDISDYAGESSVYLRFVIESDGFVEGDGWYLDDIQVLSYTTTVGVEQVDETAPNAFSLDANYPNPFNPETAIQYAVATPSQVKLTVYNMLGERVATLLDERQSSGTYVVNWNAGQFASGVYLVRMQAGAFAKSIKIVLNK
- a CDS encoding AEC family transporter, translating into MIILNTLFPVFAVIGLGVLLKRYQLTSEAFLKTADRLVYFIFYPALLFWKIGGATEVVNPALSIAALITVLVMFAISAIAIKIFGITAFQAGSFSQSCYRFNSYVGMAVVFNAIGESGMRELGILIGVVIPVVNVFAVATLIWFNGQSISHAKRLQFTIQAVITNPLILSCIAGFGYSRMANGFPEFLDNTLQMMATISLPLALISIGGALSFDSIRQYTRISAVATVIKLLIFPVIGFYALQWFHITGEAFKVGMIFFALPTSTAIYVLSSQLNSDTQLASAAIVLSTIISFFSLSIVLLM
- a CDS encoding amidase, giving the protein MFMAIHHLNYAIAQDGSPKSNVETADIRAAEKLIGLKLTEAERDSMLDGIRENADKYEDIRSVNLSNSVWPAMMFNPIPVGKSFDSEQIPFQIDRPENVRRPANLEDVAFWSIPELAEMIRTRQVTSLELTQMYLARLKKYGPKLECVITLTENLALAQAKRADAEIAEGNYRGMLHGIPYGAKDLLAVKGYKTTWGAMPFKDQEFDTDATVIQKLEAAGAVLVAKLTMGALAWGDVWFGGKTRNPWNIEQGSSGSSAGSGSATSAGLVAFAIGTETWGSIVSPASRNRISGLRPTYGRVSRTGAMALSWSMDKIGPLCRSTEDCAIVFNAILGPDGQDQTLHDLPFNYRSDFDVRQLRLGYLKSEFENADSVSQPFLQAALDNFSEMGYELIPIELPDLPVWDLSIILGAEAAAAFDALTRSNDDDLLVRQIKNAWPNEFRTSRFIPAVEYINANRIRYLWIQEMAALFETVDAYISPSFGENLLITNLTGHPCVVVPNGAAEQSISFTGNLFDEATILALAKQYQQATGFHKLHPDLSGLGE
- a CDS encoding roadblock/LC7 domain-containing protein — protein: MSQTTSQKLQAILKNFQSSTPDIEGVAVASDDGLVIASRLPEDVEEDRVGAMSAAILSLGERSSDELNRGDVKQVLVKGENGYVVLMNVGSESVLITMTTENVKLGLLFLELKRAAEELRKAL
- a CDS encoding DUF4968 domain-containing protein, with protein sequence MMNTAFGKYQHLGNLQSFQRTENGIELICEGDVKVILTFYKSNMFRVTLEHPGYPNDLLTSPLVDRMWEPVALQFQEEDIHLRLDTKDLSVLIHKMPCRISVLDARGNVINRDDPGMGIGWDGNEVRNWKSLGNNERFFGLGEKTGNVDKYRREWVMWNSDTPAYNDKTDPVYQSIPFFVGLHNQQAYGIYFNNSYRTVFNFGAGNERYSSFSADGGPLDYFFIYGPQISSVVTTYSELTGRTFLPPLWSLGYQQCRWSYYPESEVLNLAKTFREKQIPADVIYLDIHYMDGYRVFTWDKQRFRNPVNMLNILQDMGFKVIPIIDPGVKQDENYRVAQEGLAGDHFVKYPDGEVYVGEVWPSYAFFPDFSRPQTRDWWGSHLATMLDSGIDGFWNDMNEPAVWGQAFPTEVLAEDGGKFSSFKKMHNLYGFQMAQATFDAFRKYRPNQRPFIVTRAGFAGEQRITSVWLGDNSSTWADLELGIRMMLGMGLSGVPFTGTDVGGFIGTPTPELYARWIQVGAMSPFFRTHTVENSSSQEPWSFGETVEGISKKFIEKRYRMLPYFYSLMWEASESGTPLLRPLFWHFQDDESVYQTEFQHQFLLGENLLVAPVTRDGERLKKVYLPEGDWLNLKDETIYSGGKTIIVEAPLDELPMFLRSGGILPEQPVRQHTGADAPNELSLDVFSANDYGSFLLYEDDGESMAYQNDAYRLTQFEINVTKDHSLFSRNVLNSGFGAAGRELSVKFHGIAAAPAQVSLNKNHLHLLNSSSESGTGYFFDAEKRVLTVKFIESETAQTITIR